From a single Sediminibacterium sp. KACHI17 genomic region:
- a CDS encoding CoA transferase subunit A: protein MNKVFASAEAAIQDIQDGATLMLGGFGLNGIPENTIAALVKKGVKNLTCISNNAGVDDFGLGLLLKTRQIKKMMSSYVGENAEFERQLLSGELEVDLIPQGTLATRIQMAGMGIPAFFTPAGYGTEIAEGKEIRVFNGKPHLMEMALHADFAIVKAWKGDALGNLVFRKTTRNFSTSMAKAGNITIAEVEHLVQPGELDPDEIHVAGVYVHRIFEGNGYEKRVERKTVKLL from the coding sequence ATGAATAAAGTATTTGCAAGTGCAGAAGCAGCTATACAAGATATACAAGATGGTGCAACGTTGATGCTGGGTGGTTTTGGTTTAAATGGTATTCCGGAGAACACCATTGCTGCATTAGTAAAAAAAGGGGTGAAGAATCTTACCTGCATTTCTAATAATGCGGGTGTAGATGATTTTGGTCTGGGTTTATTATTAAAAACTAGGCAGATCAAAAAAATGATGAGCAGTTATGTAGGAGAGAATGCAGAGTTTGAAAGACAATTGTTAAGTGGAGAACTTGAGGTGGATCTGATACCACAAGGAACACTGGCTACACGTATTCAAATGGCAGGAATGGGTATTCCCGCATTTTTTACACCGGCAGGATATGGAACCGAGATCGCGGAAGGAAAAGAAATAAGGGTCTTCAATGGTAAACCGCATCTGATGGAAATGGCATTGCACGCAGATTTTGCAATTGTAAAAGCATGGAAAGGAGATGCTTTAGGGAATCTCGTATTCAGGAAAACGACACGTAATTTTTCTACCTCTATGGCTAAAGCCGGAAATATCACGATCGCAGAAGTAGAACACCTGGTTCAACCCGGCGAATTGGATCCTGATGAAATTCATGTAGCAGGTGTATATGTACATCGAATATTCGAAGGGAATGGCTATGAAAAAAGAGTGGAAAGAAAAACAGTGAAGTTGTTGTAG